The following coding sequences lie in one Apium graveolens cultivar Ventura chromosome 3, ASM990537v1, whole genome shotgun sequence genomic window:
- the LOC141711465 gene encoding zinc finger protein GAI-ASSOCIATED FACTOR 1-like, giving the protein MAELENSCAAAEASVCSSPTRTSSMPPPPPPPLKKKRNLPGMPDPDAEVIALSPKTLQATNRFVCEICSKGFQRDQNLQLHRRGHNLPWKLKQRTSKEIKKRVYVCPESSCVHHDPARALGDLTGIKKHFSRKHGEKKWKCDRCLKKYAVQSDWKAHVKTCGSREYRCDCGTLFSRRDSFITHRAFCDILAQEAAKSTQPSKIGEDDDAMKDEADEAVSVPVNPPPVPSSPLPPNTPTTGVLSPVLSIQSSEVQDNPSGVLQPPPPPPATTSASGSSTTSSGKVSNSSGVFASIFASSKAAPVVVAQSPQPPASYTDSYCAISGSDRTPSEFISLSLSSSLYFSSTASPLFPASSQCQYKASSQPALSATALLQKAAQMGSTSSSSSFLRGLGLSMSSGPNDPQDDMMTSPTTQWNGGSTMNESNNHPLAADLGLGFSSDTRGSHLTNLMLGGSPSLYVNKPTTLDLLGLGIGGGGALSSDEYSSFYSSIRGGLNAPYGHLNSTGENWDDASDRKPTFL; this is encoded by the exons ATGGCAGAGCTTGAAAACTCATGTGCAGCAGCAGAAGCTAGTGTGTGTTCTTCACCTACTCGTACCTCATCAATGCCACCTCCACCACCACCACCTCTCAAGAAGAAACGCAATCTCCCCGGAATGCCAG ATCCAGATGCTGAAGTGATTGCGCTATCACCAAAAACACTACAAGCTACAAACAGATTTGTGTGCGAGATTTGCAGCAAAGGATTTCAAAGAGATCAGAATTTGCAGCTTCATAGACGAGGTCATAACTTGCCGTGGAAGTTAAAGCAGAGAACTAGTAAAGAAATTAAGAAGCGTGTTTATGTTTGTCCTGAATCTAGTTGCGTCCATCACGATCCGGCTCGTGCGCTCGGAGATCTTACGGGAATTAAGAAACATTTTAGTCGAAAACACGGAGAAAAGAAGTGGAAGTGTGATCGATGCTTGAAGAAGTACGCTGTGCAGTCGGATTGGAAAGCGCATGTTAAGACTTGTGGCTCTCGAGAGTATAGATGTGATTGCGGAACTTTGTTTTCGAG GAGAGATAGCTTTATTACACATAGAGCGTTTTGTGATATTTTAGCTCAGGAAGCGGCTAAATCGACTCAGCCTTCGAAGATTGGTGAAGATGATGATGCTATGAAGGATGAAGCGGATGAGGCGGTCTCGGTTCCGGTGAATCCGCCTCCGGTGCCATCGAGTCCGCTGCCGCCTAATACTCCCACAACCGGAGTATTGTCTCCTGTTCTGTCGATACAGAGTTCAG AGGTACAGGATAATCCTAGTGGGGTTTTGcaaccaccaccaccaccacctgCCACCACGAGTGCAAGTGGCTCCTCGACCACCAGTAGTGGCAAAGTGAGTAACAGCAGTGGCGTATTTGCCAGTATATTTGCATCATCAAAAGCAGCTCCAGTGGTGGTTGCACAATCCCCACAACCACCAGCATCTTACACAGACTCCTATTGTGCCATATCTGGCTCTGACCGAACTCCCTCAGAATTCATCTCGCTTTCACTCTCATCGTCCCTATATTTTTCAAGCACTGCCTCGCCTTTATTCCCAGCTTCGTCTCAGTGTCAGTACAAGGCATCGTCACAGCCAGCATTATCTGCTACTGCATTGCTACAAAAGGCAGCTCAAATGGGTTCAACCTCGTCGAGTTCTTCATTCCTTCGTGGCCTTGGATTATCAATGTCGTCAGGCCCTAATGACCCCCAAGATGACATGATGACCTCGCCTACAACGCAATGGAATGGAGGCAGTACAATGAACGAGAGCAATAACCATCCACTGGCAGCTGACCTTGGACTGGGATTTTCTTCCGATACCAGGGGCTCACACTTGACAAACCTAATGTTGGGTGGCTCGCCATCTTTGTATGTGAACAAACCTACAACTCTCGATCTACTCGGGCTTGGAATTGGAGGAGGTGGTGCACTTTCCTCCGATGAGTACTCATCATTTTACAGTTCCATCAGAGGTGGGCTCAATGCTCCTTATGGACATTTAAACTCTACTGGAGAAAATTGGGATGATGCTTCAGATAGGAAGCCAACATTCCTCTAG
- the LOC141711466 gene encoding putative serine/threonine protein kinase IRE4 isoform X1, translating to MAETSQNGGDSASRTGIPTGLNRIKTRPVLKDPLSSKLTGFKGMRKEKKIPLWLRSNVVDPALMDVNSNNEAHEKKGLMVEMYKVRKHQTRKHTLGERKHLSKMSKGSKSFSHALGRKGGIRLIHPRPYSFADLKEFLGALRSRFSAAKEVVNSELTCFTHEVVEVLQKNDLMSPLEIQMIEGLLILAQQCLEMTSFEFRSSCEIIVQDLTEKRQRNQTEVLKWLFTRMLFILTRCTRLLHFEKDSEHIDEKSFLKFKECLKRVPSCEMNWVMNTDSADSDSDNAQNLRFGAKDSLKEKNQSDFLQLESCWGAEVPLDESLKNVINDLMVSKKTSSEASQTEALSDRNQQLHEVDEETVKISDSGLLTEQNQNTNELDLVICRICEELVSSPQLEPHSYICAYADKCDLNCSNLDERLQRHAEVLEQILDSLSLTVNATYDIPEGSILQTNSSVISDVYSPKISEWRSKGAEGMFEDIHEMDTAYIEDAPLATFANIRGHSGLKKIQGPPSSAESMTSTSSANTPRSGSFDFSWIEHQNPSELDDVQQITDLVNIARCVADTDPSEEGFHECLLACLEDLQDILQHSKHKALLIETFGCRIENLLREKYILACDLVDSRSVKSDSGMSPDNTSQSSRMSTPKHKERTSIDDFEIIKPISKGAYGKVFLARKRATGDLFAIKVLKKLDMLRKNDIERIVAERNILIRVRNPFVVRFFYSFTSKENLYLVMEYLNGGDLYSLVRNVGCLEEDVARVYIAELVLALEYLHTLEIVHRDVKPDNILIAHDGHIKLTDFGLSKIGLMNRTSDLSGFETNGLAPTNANSDKIKKGADRSQQSAVGTPDYLAPEILLGSKHGYAADWWSVGIILFELITGIPPFTGEHLEIIFENILNRTIPWPPVPKDMSPEAQDLIDRLLLHDPNQRLGAEGSSEVKAHPFFRGINWENLASQKAAFVPHPDSVDDTSYFVSRFTESFTARDNDRNSSNSDSDTTDSFLNSEGREVNVLPDLDSKLDDCGDLAEFESSPLDLSLMNFSFKNLSQLASINREVLLQSGKESSRSSSPYKYSTT from the exons ATGGCGGAAACGAGTCAAAACGGCGGTGACTCGGCGTCTAGAACCGGTATTCCTACCGGTCTGAACCGGATTAAGACTCGCCCGGTTTTAAAGGATCCTCTCAGCTCCAAGCTCACCGGCTTTAAAG GAATGCGTAAAGAGAAGAAAATACCTCTGTGGTTAAGATCAAATGTTGTTGACCCAGCTCTTATGGATGTGAATTCAAATAATGAG GCACATGAAAAGAAGGGCCTCATGGTAGAAATGTACAAAGTGCGGAAGCATCAAACCAGAAAACATACATTGGGAGAAAGAAAACACCTCAGTAAAATGTCAAAAGGATCAAAAAGTTTTTCACATGCACTAGGACGAAAAGGAGGCATTCGCCTCATTCATCCACGGCCTTATAGTTTTGCTGATCTGAAG GAATTTCTAGGAGCACTGCGCTCAAGATTTTCAGCTGCAAAGGAAGTTGTGAACTCCGAGCTGACTTGTTTCACACACGAGGTTGTGGAAGTGTTACAGAAGAATGATTTGATGTCCCCATTAGAAATACAAATGATTGAGGGTCTTCTTATTCTTGCTCAACAGTGCTTAGAAATGACCTCCTTCGAGTTTCGATCCAGTTGTGAAATAATTGTCCAGGATTTAACTGAGAAAAGGCAGCGAAATCAGACGGAAGTTCTAAAGTGGCTCTTTACGCGCATGCTCTTCATACTGACACGCTGTACTAGATTATTGCATTTTGAGAAAGATAGTGAACATATAGATGAGAAATCGTTCCTGAAATTCAAAGAATGCTTAAAAAGGGTCCCTTCTTGTGAGATGAACTGGGTTATGAATACTGACAGTGCAGATTCCGATTCAGATAATGCTCAGAACCTGAGATTTGGTGCTAAAGACAGTTTGAAGGAGAAAAATCAGTCTGATTTTCTCCAGCTTGAGAGTTGTTGGGGGGCGGAGGTGCCACTTGATGAAAGTCTTAAAAATGTTATAAATGATTTGATGGTTTCCAAAAAGACATCATCTGAAGCATCGCAAACCGAAGCCCTTTCAGATAGGAATCAGCAGCTTCACGAGGTTGACGAGGAAACAGTTAAGATTTCTGATTCTGGTTTACTCACTGAGCAGAATCAAAATACAAATGAATTGGATTTAGTGATTTGTAGGATATGTGAGGAATTAGTTTCTAGTCCTCAATTAGAACCTCACTCCTATATCTGTGCTTATGCAGATAAATGCGATCTAAATTGTTCAAATTTAGATGAACGTCTTCAAAGACATGCAGAAGTCCTGGAACAGATATTAGATTCACTCAGTCTAACTGTCAATGCAACATATGATATCCCCGAAGGTTCAATATTACAGACTAACAGTTCAGTAATTTCTGATGTGTACTCTCCTAAAATAAGTGAGTGGCGAAGTAAAGGTGCAGAAGGAATGTTTGAGGATATCCACGAGATGGACACTGCATATATAGAAGATGCCCCCCTTGCAACTTTTGCTAATATCAGGGGACACTCAGGATTGAAGAAAATCCAGGGTCCACCCTCCTCTGCTGAAAGTATGACATCAACATCCTCCGCAAATACTCCTAGATCGGGGAGTTTTGACTTTTCATGGATAGAACATCAGAATCCTTCTGAGCTAGATGATGTGCAGCAG ATAACCGACCTTGTCAATATTGCTCGCTGTGTGGCAGACACAGATCCTTCAGAAGAAGGATTCCATGAGTGTTTACTTGCTTGTCTCGAAGATTTGCAGGATATTTTACAGCATAGTAAACATAAAGCTCTTCTGATAGAGACATTTGGATGCCGAATAGAGAATTTGCTTAG AGAAAAGTATATTCTCGCTTGTGATCTAGTAGATTCAAGAAGTGTGAAAAGTGACAGTGGGATGTCACCAGATAATACATCTCAGAGCAGTAGGATGTCAACTCCTAAACATAAAGAACGAACAAGCATTGATGACTTTGAGATTATCAAACCAATCAGCAAAGGTGCTTATGGGAAAGTATTTTTAGCTCGAAAGAGAGCAACAGGGGATCTTTTTGCTATAAAG GTGCTCAAAAAATTAGATATGTTGCGGAAAAATGATATTGAGCGGATAGTCGCAGAGCGTAACATATTGATACGAGTTCGAAACCCTTTTGTG GTCCGGTTTTTCTACTCTTTTACCAGTAAAGAAAACCTTTATTTGGTTATGGAATATCTTAATGGAGGTGATTTATACTCTTTGGTTCGGAATGTTGGTTGCCTTGAGGAAGATGTGGCACGTGTCTATATTGCAGAACTG GTTCTTGCTTTAGAATATCTTCATACTTTGGAAATTGTGCATCGTGATGTGAAGCCGGATAACATCTTAATCGCACATGATGGTCATATTAAG CTTACAGATTTTGGCTTATCAAAAATTGGCCTTATGAATAGAACAAGTGACCTATCCGGATTCGAAACAAATGGATTGGCACCTACAAATGCCAACAGTGATAAAATTAAAAAAGGTGCAGATAGAAGTCAGCAATCAGCTGTTGGCACACCAGATTATCTGGCTCCTGAAATTTTGTTGGGCAGCAAGCATG GTTATGCTGCAGATTGGTGGTCAGTCGGAATTATTCTATTTGAGTTGATTACTGGAATTCCCCCTTTTACTGGTGAACATCTAGAG ATAATCTTTGAAAACATTCTTAATAGGACAATTCCTTGGCCTCCTGTTCCAAAAGATATGTCCCCTGAGGCTCAGGATTTAATTGACAG GTTGCTGCTTCATGATCCCAATCAGCGACTTGGAGCAGAAGGATCATCAGAG GTAAAAGCGCACCCTTTTTTCAGAGGAATAAATTGGGAAAACCTTGCCTCGCAGAAG GCTGCCTTTGTGCCACACCCGGACAGTGTAGATGACACAAGCTATTTTGTGTCGAGGTTTACTGAAAGTTTTACGGCCAGGGACAATGATCGGAACTCTAGTAATTCAGACTCTGACACTACGGACAGTTTCTTAAATTCGGAAGGACGTGAGGTTAATGTGCTTCCTGATCTAGACTCA aagCTAGATGACTGTGGCGATCTTGCTGAGTTCGAATCCTCTCCTCTTGATCTTTCCTTGATGAATTTTTCTTTCAAG AACTTGTCTCAGTTAGCATCCATTAATCGTGAAGTACTTTTACAAAGTGGGAAGGAATCGTCAAGAAGCTCATCACCATACAAGTATTCAACAACATAG
- the LOC141711466 gene encoding putative serine/threonine protein kinase IRE4 isoform X2, translated as MAETSQNGGDSASRTGIPTGLNRIKTRPVLKDPLSSKLTGFKGMRKEKKIPLWLRSNVVDPALMDVNSNNEAHEKKGLMVEMYKVRKHQTRKHTLGERKHLSKMSKGSKSFSHALGRKGGIRLIHPRPYSFADLKEFLGALRSRFSAAKEVVNSELTCFTHEVVEVLQKNDLMSPLEIQMIEGLLILAQQCLEMTSFEFRSSCEIIVQDLTEKRQRNQTEVLKWLFTRMLFILTRCTRLLHFEKDSEHIDEKSFLKFKECLKRVPSCEMNWVMNTDSADSDSDNAQNLRFGAKDSLKEKNQSDFLQLESCWGAEVPLDESLKNVINDLMVSKKTSSEASQTEALSDRNQQLHEVDEETVKISDSGLLTEQNQNTNELDLVICRICEELVSSPQLEPHSYICAYADKCDLNCSNLDERLQRHAEVLEQILDSLSLTVNATYDIPEGSILQTNSSVISDVYSPKISEWRSKGAEGMFEDIHEMDTAYIEDAPLATFANIRGHSGLKKIQGPPSSAESMTSTSSANTPRSGSFDFSWIEHQNPSELDDVQQITDLVNIARCVADTDPSEEGFHECLLACLEDLQDILQHSKHKALLIETFGCRIENLLREKYILACDLVDSRSVKSDSGMSPDNTSQSSRMSTPKHKERTSIDDFEIIKPISKGAYGKVFLARKRATGDLFAIKVLKKLDMLRKNDIERIVAERNILIRVRNPFVVRFFYSFTSKENLYLVMEYLNGGDLYSLVRNVGCLEEDVARVYIAELVLALEYLHTLEIVHRDVKPDNILIAHDGHIKLTDFGLSKIGLMNRTSDLSGFETNGLAPTNANSDKIKKGADRSQQSAVGTPDYLAPEILLGSKHGYAADWWSVGIILFELITGIPPFTGEHLEIIFENILNRTIPWPPVPKDMSPEAQDLIDRLLLHDPNQRLGAEGSSEVKAHPFFRGINWENLASQKAAFVPHPDSVDDTSYFVSRFTESFTARDNDRNSSNSDSDTTDSFLNSEGREKLDDCGDLAEFESSPLDLSLMNFSFKNLSQLASINREVLLQSGKESSRSSSPYKYSTT; from the exons ATGGCGGAAACGAGTCAAAACGGCGGTGACTCGGCGTCTAGAACCGGTATTCCTACCGGTCTGAACCGGATTAAGACTCGCCCGGTTTTAAAGGATCCTCTCAGCTCCAAGCTCACCGGCTTTAAAG GAATGCGTAAAGAGAAGAAAATACCTCTGTGGTTAAGATCAAATGTTGTTGACCCAGCTCTTATGGATGTGAATTCAAATAATGAG GCACATGAAAAGAAGGGCCTCATGGTAGAAATGTACAAAGTGCGGAAGCATCAAACCAGAAAACATACATTGGGAGAAAGAAAACACCTCAGTAAAATGTCAAAAGGATCAAAAAGTTTTTCACATGCACTAGGACGAAAAGGAGGCATTCGCCTCATTCATCCACGGCCTTATAGTTTTGCTGATCTGAAG GAATTTCTAGGAGCACTGCGCTCAAGATTTTCAGCTGCAAAGGAAGTTGTGAACTCCGAGCTGACTTGTTTCACACACGAGGTTGTGGAAGTGTTACAGAAGAATGATTTGATGTCCCCATTAGAAATACAAATGATTGAGGGTCTTCTTATTCTTGCTCAACAGTGCTTAGAAATGACCTCCTTCGAGTTTCGATCCAGTTGTGAAATAATTGTCCAGGATTTAACTGAGAAAAGGCAGCGAAATCAGACGGAAGTTCTAAAGTGGCTCTTTACGCGCATGCTCTTCATACTGACACGCTGTACTAGATTATTGCATTTTGAGAAAGATAGTGAACATATAGATGAGAAATCGTTCCTGAAATTCAAAGAATGCTTAAAAAGGGTCCCTTCTTGTGAGATGAACTGGGTTATGAATACTGACAGTGCAGATTCCGATTCAGATAATGCTCAGAACCTGAGATTTGGTGCTAAAGACAGTTTGAAGGAGAAAAATCAGTCTGATTTTCTCCAGCTTGAGAGTTGTTGGGGGGCGGAGGTGCCACTTGATGAAAGTCTTAAAAATGTTATAAATGATTTGATGGTTTCCAAAAAGACATCATCTGAAGCATCGCAAACCGAAGCCCTTTCAGATAGGAATCAGCAGCTTCACGAGGTTGACGAGGAAACAGTTAAGATTTCTGATTCTGGTTTACTCACTGAGCAGAATCAAAATACAAATGAATTGGATTTAGTGATTTGTAGGATATGTGAGGAATTAGTTTCTAGTCCTCAATTAGAACCTCACTCCTATATCTGTGCTTATGCAGATAAATGCGATCTAAATTGTTCAAATTTAGATGAACGTCTTCAAAGACATGCAGAAGTCCTGGAACAGATATTAGATTCACTCAGTCTAACTGTCAATGCAACATATGATATCCCCGAAGGTTCAATATTACAGACTAACAGTTCAGTAATTTCTGATGTGTACTCTCCTAAAATAAGTGAGTGGCGAAGTAAAGGTGCAGAAGGAATGTTTGAGGATATCCACGAGATGGACACTGCATATATAGAAGATGCCCCCCTTGCAACTTTTGCTAATATCAGGGGACACTCAGGATTGAAGAAAATCCAGGGTCCACCCTCCTCTGCTGAAAGTATGACATCAACATCCTCCGCAAATACTCCTAGATCGGGGAGTTTTGACTTTTCATGGATAGAACATCAGAATCCTTCTGAGCTAGATGATGTGCAGCAG ATAACCGACCTTGTCAATATTGCTCGCTGTGTGGCAGACACAGATCCTTCAGAAGAAGGATTCCATGAGTGTTTACTTGCTTGTCTCGAAGATTTGCAGGATATTTTACAGCATAGTAAACATAAAGCTCTTCTGATAGAGACATTTGGATGCCGAATAGAGAATTTGCTTAG AGAAAAGTATATTCTCGCTTGTGATCTAGTAGATTCAAGAAGTGTGAAAAGTGACAGTGGGATGTCACCAGATAATACATCTCAGAGCAGTAGGATGTCAACTCCTAAACATAAAGAACGAACAAGCATTGATGACTTTGAGATTATCAAACCAATCAGCAAAGGTGCTTATGGGAAAGTATTTTTAGCTCGAAAGAGAGCAACAGGGGATCTTTTTGCTATAAAG GTGCTCAAAAAATTAGATATGTTGCGGAAAAATGATATTGAGCGGATAGTCGCAGAGCGTAACATATTGATACGAGTTCGAAACCCTTTTGTG GTCCGGTTTTTCTACTCTTTTACCAGTAAAGAAAACCTTTATTTGGTTATGGAATATCTTAATGGAGGTGATTTATACTCTTTGGTTCGGAATGTTGGTTGCCTTGAGGAAGATGTGGCACGTGTCTATATTGCAGAACTG GTTCTTGCTTTAGAATATCTTCATACTTTGGAAATTGTGCATCGTGATGTGAAGCCGGATAACATCTTAATCGCACATGATGGTCATATTAAG CTTACAGATTTTGGCTTATCAAAAATTGGCCTTATGAATAGAACAAGTGACCTATCCGGATTCGAAACAAATGGATTGGCACCTACAAATGCCAACAGTGATAAAATTAAAAAAGGTGCAGATAGAAGTCAGCAATCAGCTGTTGGCACACCAGATTATCTGGCTCCTGAAATTTTGTTGGGCAGCAAGCATG GTTATGCTGCAGATTGGTGGTCAGTCGGAATTATTCTATTTGAGTTGATTACTGGAATTCCCCCTTTTACTGGTGAACATCTAGAG ATAATCTTTGAAAACATTCTTAATAGGACAATTCCTTGGCCTCCTGTTCCAAAAGATATGTCCCCTGAGGCTCAGGATTTAATTGACAG GTTGCTGCTTCATGATCCCAATCAGCGACTTGGAGCAGAAGGATCATCAGAG GTAAAAGCGCACCCTTTTTTCAGAGGAATAAATTGGGAAAACCTTGCCTCGCAGAAG GCTGCCTTTGTGCCACACCCGGACAGTGTAGATGACACAAGCTATTTTGTGTCGAGGTTTACTGAAAGTTTTACGGCCAGGGACAATGATCGGAACTCTAGTAATTCAGACTCTGACACTACGGACAGTTTCTTAAATTCGGAAGGACGTGAG aagCTAGATGACTGTGGCGATCTTGCTGAGTTCGAATCCTCTCCTCTTGATCTTTCCTTGATGAATTTTTCTTTCAAG AACTTGTCTCAGTTAGCATCCATTAATCGTGAAGTACTTTTACAAAGTGGGAAGGAATCGTCAAGAAGCTCATCACCATACAAGTATTCAACAACATAG
- the LOC141711268 gene encoding uncharacterized protein LOC141711268: MSKHKTAGGLGFRNFRDFNLAMLGKQGLRFITNTESLVSKIYKAKFFAGGDFLTSSLGHNPSFIWRSIHATKQLLLEGVKWRIGNRESIYISGQPWLHDDTNPFITTKSPTIENQKVSSMFCLDEKAWDVEIIEDIFNDRDQMQILAIQSNEASHEDVMYWSLENFGNYSVKSAYKFLQVQKGVWSVQHNSVQQRAEYITLCWAIWRARNDLVWNQKFSSINKIVAAAAKQYLTQWTIAQSRSSSTLLQPQSNGDGVTSWAKPQPNTVKVSVDAAIFEDRSEADFGMVARDSDGRLIEAKVLTESKCTSPVLAEAIAVKEALSWIDQTKWLSVTLESDCLVVVQAIRSVTPMRSHFGVIISECRSFMQRLNNVQLLFVKRFANMVAHQLAK, translated from the exons ATGTCAAAACATAAAACTGCAGGAGGTTTGGGATTCCGTAATTTCAGAGATTTTAACTTAGCCATGTTGGGTAAACAAGGTTTGCGTTTCATCACCAATACTGAGAGTTTAGTCTCGAAAATTTATAAGGCCAAATTTTTTGCTGGTGGAGATTTTCTTACTTCTAGCTTGGGCCATAACCCTAGTTTTATTTGGAGGAGCATCCACGCAACAAAGCAATTACTATTGGAGGGAGTAAAATGGAGGATAGGCAACAGAGAAAGTATATACATCTCAGGTCAGCCTTGGTTGCATGATGACACCAACCCGTTTATTACTACAAAGTCTCCAACAATTGAAAATCAAAAAGTCTCATCTATGTTCTGCTTAGATGAAAAAGCATGGGATGTCGAGATTATTGAAGATATATTTAATGATAGAGACCAGATGCAGATTCTAGCTATCCAGTCAAATGAAGCAAGTCATGAAGATGTGATGTATTGGTCACTCGAAAATTTTGGTAACTATTCCGTAAAGAGTGCGTACAAATTTCTTCAGGTGCAAAAGGGTGTCTGGAGTGTTCAACATAATTCTG TGCAGCAGCGTGCGGAATATATAACGCTGTGTTGGGCCATCTGGAGGGCTCGCAACGATCTAGTATGGAACCAGAAATTCTCATCTATTAACAAGATAGTAGCAGCAGCAGCGAAACAGTACCTTACACAATGGACAATCGCCCAGAGCAGGTCTTCTAGCACTCTTCTTCAACCACAATCTAATGGAGATGGAGTGACTTCCTGGGCAAAACCCCAACCAAACACAGTTAAGGTGTCCGTTGATGCAGCTATTTTTGAAGATAGGTCTGAAGCTGATTTCGGAATGGTCGCTAGAGATTCAGATGGAAGATTGATAGAAGCAAAAGTCTTAACTGAGTCGAAGTGCACTAGCCCAGTTCTTGCGGAGGCCATAGCTGTAAAGGAAGCCTTAAGCTGGATTGATCAGACGAAATGGTTATCAGTTACCCTGGAGTCTGATTGCTTGGTTGTGGTTCAAGCCATCAGGTCTGTAACTCCAATGCGGTCTCATTTTGGAGTGATTATTTCAGAATGTCGAAGCTTTATGCAGCGTCTAAACAATGTTCAATTGTTGTTTGTCAAACGGTTTGCAAATATGGTTGCCCATCAGCTTGCTAAGTAA